From a single Gemmatimonadales bacterium genomic region:
- a CDS encoding TetR/AcrR family transcriptional regulator: MSKGAETRQSILEHAGRLASQLGVEGVTIGRLAVDLALSKSGLFAHFKSKEALQLQLLEFVRLRFVQTVIEPAFTRPAGEERVRAIFDHWLDWPERSALPGGCFFVAASFELDDRPGPVRDRLAKLQGEWFDTLARAAQSAIKRGQFRADLDPRLFAHEMYGLMLSGHLSTRLLNDPDARERTCRAFAGLMARSRANSGDEAERNQP, from the coding sequence ATGAGCAAAGGCGCGGAGACTCGCCAATCGATCCTCGAGCACGCGGGGAGGCTCGCCAGCCAGCTTGGAGTCGAGGGTGTCACAATTGGCCGGCTGGCCGTGGATCTGGCGCTCTCCAAGAGCGGCCTCTTCGCGCACTTCAAGTCCAAGGAAGCGCTCCAGCTCCAGCTGCTCGAGTTCGTGCGTCTCCGGTTCGTGCAGACGGTGATCGAGCCGGCGTTCACGCGGCCGGCGGGTGAAGAGCGGGTCCGGGCGATCTTCGATCACTGGCTGGACTGGCCGGAGCGCAGCGCGTTGCCGGGCGGCTGCTTCTTCGTGGCGGCGAGCTTCGAGCTGGACGACCGGCCGGGTCCGGTGCGGGACCGGCTGGCCAAGCTTCAGGGCGAGTGGTTCGACACCCTGGCGCGGGCGGCCCAGAGCGCGATCAAGCGTGGCCAGTTCCGGGCCGATCTCGACCCCCGGCTCTTCGCCCACGAGATGTACGGCCTGATGCTCTCCGGGCACCTGTCCACGCGACTGCTGAACGACCCTGACGCGAGGGAGCGGACGTGCCGCGCCTTCGCCGGACTCATGGCCCGCTCCCGGGCGAATTCGGGGGACGAGGCGGAAAGGAACCAGCCATGA
- a CDS encoding GNAT family N-acetyltransferase, translating into MSELRLITERLELVAATHASVRAQIDEPDRWARLLDARVPDGWPPELTEDVWEYTAERLAEGTDSEGWWTWYFVLRRDADGGRVVIGCGGYKGRPTQDGTAEVGYSVMRQYRRAGYATEAARALVGWAFGHPEVTRVCAETYPDLVPSRGVIAKLGFGFEGPGSEEGVARYSMTRELFEKNTIATS; encoded by the coding sequence GTGAGCGAGCTACGGCTGATTACAGAACGGCTGGAGCTGGTCGCCGCGACGCATGCCTCGGTTCGGGCGCAGATCGACGAGCCGGATCGCTGGGCACGGCTGCTGGATGCGCGCGTGCCGGACGGTTGGCCTCCCGAGCTGACGGAGGACGTGTGGGAGTACACGGCCGAGCGGCTGGCCGAGGGGACGGACTCTGAGGGGTGGTGGACGTGGTACTTCGTGCTGCGGCGGGACGCGGACGGAGGACGCGTCGTGATCGGCTGCGGCGGGTACAAGGGCAGACCCACTCAGGACGGGACGGCCGAGGTGGGTTACTCCGTCATGCGGCAGTATCGGCGAGCGGGGTACGCGACGGAGGCGGCTCGTGCGCTGGTCGGCTGGGCATTCGGGCATCCCGAGGTTACGCGGGTGTGCGCAGAGACGTATCCTGACCTGGTGCCGTCCCGGGGCGTGATCGCGAAGCTCGGCTTCGGCTTCGAGGGCCCCGGATCGGAGGAGGGGGTGGCTCGTTACAGCATGACGAGGGAGCTGTTCGAGAAGAACACCATTGCGACATCATAA
- a CDS encoding SET domain-containing protein-lysine N-methyltransferase, protein MIRGSGIQGKGAFATRRIRKGTWIVEYTGARITHEVADRIYNDGSTHTFLFTVDEHTVIDATEGGGDARFINHSCDPNCDAWNAEGEIWIVASRDIEAGEELTYDYGLSWAGESEVEAFTRYACRCGAASCQGTMLVRGKVRGEVKRGERGERGEAWGFPLMEPGAGSRSSRKRGAGSGTSRGSGEVAAR, encoded by the coding sequence GTGATCCGCGGCTCCGGCATCCAGGGGAAGGGCGCGTTCGCCACGCGCCGGATCCGCAAGGGCACCTGGATCGTCGAATACACCGGCGCGCGCATCACGCATGAGGTGGCCGACCGCATCTACAACGACGGGTCCACGCACACCTTCCTCTTCACGGTGGACGAGCACACGGTGATCGACGCGACGGAGGGCGGCGGCGATGCGCGCTTCATCAACCACTCGTGCGACCCCAACTGCGATGCGTGGAACGCGGAGGGCGAGATTTGGATCGTCGCCTCGCGGGACATCGAGGCGGGCGAGGAGCTGACCTACGACTACGGGCTGAGCTGGGCCGGCGAGAGCGAGGTGGAGGCGTTCACCCGGTACGCGTGTCGATGCGGCGCGGCGAGCTGCCAGGGGACGATGTTGGTGAGGGGAAAGGTGAGGGGAGAGGTGAAGAGAGGTGAGAGAGGTGAGAGAGGTGAGGCGTGGGGGTTCCCGCTGATGGAGCCGGGAGCCGGGAGCCGTTCCTCACGGAAGCGGGGAGCGGGGAGCGGTACCTCCCGTGGCTCCGGAGAGGTTGCGGCGCGGTGA
- a CDS encoding GNAT family protein has protein sequence MELKLDRCTVRSFRAGDAESIAEHANSRGVWINVRDRFPHPYTLKDAEAYLGRVMATRPETSFAIDVGGAAIGAIGIEPGEGEYHGSAEIGYWLGEAYWGRGIATEVLRAMTEYAFSTFGLHRLEAIAFEWNAASARVIEKAGYQFEGRLRKSILKAGKPVDELVYAIVRE, from the coding sequence GTGGAGCTGAAGCTCGACCGGTGCACAGTGCGTTCCTTCCGGGCCGGCGACGCCGAGTCCATCGCCGAGCATGCGAACAGCCGCGGCGTTTGGATCAACGTCCGCGACCGTTTTCCGCACCCCTACACGCTGAAGGATGCCGAGGCGTACCTCGGCCGCGTCATGGCGACGCGCCCGGAGACTTCGTTCGCTATCGACGTCGGCGGCGCGGCGATAGGAGCTATCGGTATCGAGCCGGGCGAGGGGGAGTACCACGGCAGCGCCGAGATAGGCTACTGGCTGGGCGAGGCGTACTGGGGACGTGGCATCGCTACGGAGGTCCTGCGCGCGATGACCGAGTATGCCTTCTCGACCTTTGGGCTCCACCGCCTCGAGGCCATCGCTTTCGAGTGGAACGCCGCCTCGGCGCGGGTAATCGAGAAGGCCGGCTACCAGTTCGAGGGGCGCCTTCGCAAGAGCATCCTGAAGGCCGGCAAACCGGTGGATGAGCTGGTGTACGCGATCGTAAGGGAGTGA
- a CDS encoding adenylate/guanylate cyclase domain-containing protein, with protein sequence MAKFSSDRFPPGFFDLPSGAGETLPLETIAQWTHSAQTREVARAILGPHTLRGTIVSSDSAGLTLMTHERPLIEILAMVNHPKELIHAHGRAIHGRSIGVWVADNTQMFYDAGIAVERIVAMLLTAMGRVVKECEVGIGMAAHSGEFFELGAGVYGPDADRVETVAEAHTEGGELVITDDLVRGLPDEHGFTLRPRRDIAAAFGGIYRVTGGPKLEGLDATDTRYPAPYSSDFFEGLSTYTRTRRDSVAPRPAYQELAVVLIEREREEPDIPEVAVLNDLSLTAATKRIGGALLRDVQGAEVKNSGLIGIYTFPECRAAVEFARGFRQALAEQGIQCRIGIDVGPVLVFELGPGSRDIAGSAVNIASKLAQDVGEFGKIRISGAVAKQAGANRERPSLTFKVSGVELSGYDI encoded by the coding sequence ATGGCAAAGTTCTCGTCCGACCGCTTTCCGCCGGGGTTCTTCGATCTTCCGAGCGGCGCGGGCGAGACCCTGCCGCTCGAGACCATAGCGCAGTGGACCCACAGCGCCCAGACCCGCGAGGTCGCCCGCGCGATACTCGGCCCGCACACCCTGCGAGGCACGATCGTCTCGTCGGATTCGGCGGGGCTGACGCTGATGACGCACGAGCGGCCACTGATCGAGATCCTCGCGATGGTGAACCACCCCAAGGAGCTCATCCACGCCCACGGACGCGCCATTCACGGCAGGAGCATCGGGGTCTGGGTCGCGGACAACACCCAGATGTTCTACGACGCGGGCATCGCCGTGGAGCGCATCGTCGCCATGCTGCTCACGGCGATGGGCCGCGTGGTGAAGGAGTGCGAGGTCGGGATCGGCATGGCGGCGCACTCCGGCGAGTTCTTCGAGCTGGGCGCAGGCGTCTACGGCCCCGACGCCGACCGCGTGGAGACGGTGGCGGAGGCGCACACCGAGGGCGGGGAGCTGGTCATCACGGACGACCTGGTGCGGGGGCTGCCGGACGAGCACGGCTTCACGCTCCGCCCGCGCCGCGACATCGCCGCGGCGTTCGGCGGGATCTACCGCGTGACGGGCGGCCCGAAGCTCGAAGGCCTCGACGCCACCGACACCAGGTACCCGGCGCCCTATTCCTCCGATTTCTTCGAGGGGCTCTCGACGTACACGCGCACTCGCCGCGACTCGGTGGCACCCAGGCCCGCCTATCAGGAGCTGGCGGTCGTGCTGATCGAGCGCGAGCGCGAGGAGCCCGACATCCCCGAGGTCGCGGTGCTGAACGACCTCTCCCTCACCGCGGCGACGAAGCGCATCGGGGGCGCGCTGCTACGGGACGTCCAGGGCGCCGAGGTGAAGAACTCCGGCCTCATAGGCATCTACACGTTCCCGGAGTGCCGGGCCGCGGTCGAGTTCGCGCGCGGCTTCCGGCAGGCGCTTGCCGAGCAGGGGATACAGTGCCGGATCGGGATAGACGTGGGGCCGGTGCTGGTCTTCGAGCTGGGGCCGGGGAGCCGAGACATCGCCGGCTCGGCGGTGAACATCGCGTCGAAGCTGGCGCAGGACGTCGGGGAGTTCGGGAAGATCCGGATCAGCGGTGCCGTGGCGAAGCAGGCTGGGGCGAACCGTGAGCGGCCCTCGCTCACCTTCAAGGTCTCCGGGGTCGAGCTCTCCGGGTACGATATCTAG
- a CDS encoding serine/threonine-protein kinase codes for MTAALDPLFLSFQSAVAGRYSIDRELGRGGMGVVYLAKEVDLDRPVAIKLLPPDMAANAALRDRFLREARTAAKLSHPNIIPIHVVDVVDDFVFFAMAYVDGETLMERVRRRGPLPPSEAARVLREVAWALAHAHAHGVVHRDVKPDNILLETGTGRALVADFGIAAAGGGSGPEIAGTPEFMSPEQALGKTVDARSDIYSFGCTAYFALSGALAFEGRSATEVLAKQVTEAPRPLVTAAGAVPRKLAQTVERCLAKDPAERPQSAEVVGEQLGLALEQRRELPVALRAFVKHSARLDGGAALIYPFGLLIGAAWVGGWAQSVTAAFGTLIGGMTLVPVTALVNRARRLLKQGFGHSDLAPAFKAEIEQGREERAVDAGHGPSLVERLLRIGSGLGFGAAVVTFTLQFTLVMAPIIPLIGWLVGWASGIGALILLQRRRDVDAEFYSKLWTSGVGRVLFRVARLFASQKMLASSITHRPTELSIGMAAEQLYQGLPKETRQELKALPDVLRKLEGDAQRLRKRHDELQEALPGGGRERTAAGSDDVDKIAQRHDDAVEAVKEERDLVHAKLASTVAALETIRLNLLRLHAGSGSVQSLTTDLGLAYEVAKEVDLLLEARREVDALLDDPKGR; via the coding sequence GTGACCGCTGCGCTCGATCCCCTCTTCCTTTCCTTCCAGTCCGCCGTTGCGGGCCGGTATTCGATCGACCGCGAGCTGGGACGCGGTGGGATGGGCGTCGTCTATCTGGCCAAGGAAGTGGACCTCGACCGCCCGGTCGCGATCAAGTTGCTGCCTCCCGACATGGCCGCGAACGCCGCCCTGCGCGATCGCTTCCTTCGCGAGGCGCGTACCGCCGCGAAACTCTCGCACCCCAACATCATCCCGATCCACGTCGTTGACGTGGTGGATGATTTCGTCTTCTTCGCCATGGCTTACGTGGACGGCGAAACCCTCATGGAGCGGGTGCGGCGGCGCGGGCCGCTGCCGCCCTCCGAGGCGGCGCGGGTGCTGCGCGAGGTGGCGTGGGCGCTGGCCCACGCTCACGCGCACGGCGTGGTGCACCGCGACGTGAAGCCCGACAACATCCTCCTCGAAACGGGCACGGGCCGCGCGCTGGTGGCGGACTTCGGCATTGCGGCTGCGGGCGGGGGCTCGGGTCCCGAGATCGCCGGCACGCCGGAATTCATGAGCCCGGAGCAGGCGCTCGGCAAGACCGTGGACGCGCGCAGCGACATCTACTCCTTCGGCTGCACGGCGTACTTCGCGCTCTCGGGCGCGCTGGCGTTCGAGGGCCGGTCCGCGACCGAAGTCCTGGCCAAACAGGTGACCGAAGCGCCACGACCGCTGGTGACCGCCGCGGGCGCGGTGCCCCGCAAGCTCGCGCAGACGGTGGAGCGTTGCCTCGCGAAAGACCCGGCGGAGCGGCCGCAGAGCGCCGAGGTCGTGGGCGAGCAGCTCGGCTTGGCACTGGAGCAGCGCCGGGAGCTGCCGGTCGCGCTGCGCGCCTTCGTGAAGCACAGCGCGCGGCTCGACGGCGGAGCTGCTCTGATCTACCCGTTCGGGTTATTGATCGGCGCCGCGTGGGTGGGCGGATGGGCCCAGTCGGTCACTGCGGCGTTCGGCACACTGATCGGCGGGATGACGCTCGTGCCGGTGACCGCGCTCGTCAATCGCGCGCGGCGTCTGCTCAAGCAGGGCTTCGGACACTCCGACCTCGCGCCCGCCTTCAAGGCGGAGATCGAACAGGGACGGGAAGAGCGGGCCGTTGACGCCGGCCACGGTCCGTCGTTGGTCGAGCGGTTGTTGCGGATCGGCAGCGGCCTGGGATTCGGCGCGGCCGTCGTCACATTCACCTTGCAGTTCACGTTGGTGATGGCGCCGATCATCCCTCTGATAGGCTGGCTCGTCGGCTGGGCCAGCGGCATCGGGGCGCTCATCCTCCTCCAGCGCCGCCGGGATGTTGACGCGGAGTTCTACAGCAAGCTATGGACTAGTGGCGTCGGACGGGTGCTGTTCCGCGTCGCGCGGCTGTTCGCCTCGCAGAAGATGCTGGCGTCCTCGATCACCCACCGGCCCACTGAGTTGTCCATCGGCATGGCGGCCGAGCAGCTCTACCAGGGCCTGCCCAAGGAGACGCGTCAGGAGCTGAAGGCCCTCCCTGACGTGCTGCGCAAGCTCGAAGGCGACGCGCAGCGGCTTCGGAAGCGGCACGACGAGCTTCAGGAGGCGCTGCCCGGCGGAGGCCGTGAGCGGACCGCGGCAGGGAGCGACGACGTGGACAAGATCGCGCAGCGGCACGATGATGCCGTTGAAGCGGTGAAGGAGGAGCGGGACCTCGTCCACGCCAAGTTGGCCAGCACCGTCGCGGCGCTCGAGACCATCCGGCTGAACCTGCTGCGCCTGCATGCCGGTTCCGGCAGCGTGCAGAGCCTCACCACGGATCTCGGTCTCGCCTATGAGGTCGCGAAGGAAGTAGACCTCTTGCTCGAGGCGCGACGCGAGGTGGACGCCCTGTTGGACGACCCGAAAGGAAGGTAG
- a CDS encoding M20/M25/M40 family metallo-hydrolase encodes MKTTPLLALALALPLAPLDAQTATTPRAQRILSDIRYLASDSLGGRYTGSPGNDSAAAYLARRFRQIGLAPGGDGGTYLQAWTVGNTTGTRQAGVDGRATKNVVGILRGSDPRLAGQDIVIGAHFDHLGLGPFGSLAPDSAGQVHNGADDNASGTAAVLEVARVLAATRPRLARTIVFVLFSGEEEGILGSAYYTDHPAMPMDSMLAMLNFDMVGRMRNNRLLALGSRTATEWDALLDSVNARAHLDVRASGDGWGPSDHASFFAKHRPVLHFFTDLHEDYHRPSDDWEKINADGIVAVADFAADLTRRLAARPSWLTFVDAPPPAAPVAGTGERPYLGTIPDMTDEPGGVRLSGVRSGSPAEAAGLREGDVLTAIGDLAIANLQDFQNALVAHRPGDRVEVRFKRGDRTQTATVILGRRS; translated from the coding sequence ATGAAGACCACACCGCTACTGGCATTGGCGCTGGCGTTGCCCCTGGCGCCCCTCGACGCCCAGACCGCCACCACGCCCCGCGCCCAGCGCATCCTCTCGGACATCCGCTACCTGGCCTCAGACTCGCTCGGCGGGCGATACACCGGCTCGCCCGGCAACGATTCGGCCGCGGCCTACCTCGCGCGGCGGTTCCGGCAGATCGGCCTCGCGCCCGGCGGCGATGGCGGCACGTACCTCCAGGCGTGGACGGTCGGGAACACCACCGGCACGCGACAGGCGGGAGTGGACGGCCGCGCCACGAAGAACGTGGTTGGGATCCTGCGCGGGTCCGACCCACGGCTCGCCGGCCAGGACATTGTGATCGGCGCGCACTTCGACCACCTCGGCCTCGGACCGTTCGGCTCGCTGGCGCCCGATTCGGCCGGCCAGGTCCACAATGGCGCCGACGACAACGCCTCCGGCACCGCCGCCGTGCTCGAAGTGGCCCGGGTCCTGGCGGCCACGCGCCCACGCCTCGCGCGCACCATCGTCTTCGTGCTCTTCAGCGGCGAAGAGGAAGGCATACTCGGGTCCGCGTACTACACCGACCACCCGGCCATGCCGATGGATTCGATGCTCGCGATGCTGAACTTCGACATGGTGGGCCGGATGCGGAACAACCGGCTCCTCGCGCTCGGGTCGCGCACCGCGACGGAGTGGGACGCGCTCCTCGACTCGGTGAACGCGCGCGCGCATCTCGACGTCCGCGCCTCGGGGGACGGCTGGGGCCCGTCCGATCACGCGTCGTTCTTCGCCAAGCACCGCCCCGTGCTGCACTTCTTCACCGACCTGCACGAGGACTACCACCGGCCCAGCGACGACTGGGAGAAGATCAACGCCGACGGGATCGTCGCGGTAGCGGACTTCGCGGCGGACCTGACGCGCCGCCTCGCGGCGCGGCCCTCGTGGCTCACCTTCGTGGACGCGCCTCCGCCGGCGGCCCCCGTTGCCGGCACCGGCGAACGGCCGTACCTCGGGACCATCCCGGACATGACCGACGAGCCGGGCGGCGTCCGGCTTTCGGGCGTTCGCTCCGGGAGCCCGGCCGAAGCCGCGGGCCTGCGCGAGGGCGACGTCCTGACCGCCATCGGAGACCTGGCGATCGCGAACCTCCAGGACTTCCAGAACGCGCTGGTCGCACACCGGCCGGGGGATCGGGTCGAGGTCCGATTCAAGCGGGGCGACCGGACCCAGACCGCGACTGTCATCCTCGGCCGCAGGAGCTAG
- a CDS encoding alpha/beta hydrolase, with translation MDRTAHIPGASGVRLFARWYGDGGPTIITLHGGPGASQDYLRPQFDLLAAGRTLLYYDQRGGGQSPVEREVPLDWRAHVADLERVVRGQAGAPATLLGFSWGGLLALLFALDHPDLVERLALVGPAPTYPEARKQFNEEFDRRQAAPEVAEARAELSRSGLRGRDPDGFWKRAFELSVAGYFREPSRARNLTPFRVSSRAQHAVWDGLRGMDFRDRLGGIRAETLILHGRHDPVPLAASETLASRMPGARLVVFEDSGHALYAEETGKFVRVLDEFLPKGGV, from the coding sequence ATGGACCGCACCGCCCACATCCCCGGCGCTTCCGGCGTGCGACTTTTCGCCCGCTGGTACGGTGACGGCGGTCCCACGATCATCACGCTGCACGGCGGTCCCGGCGCGTCCCAGGACTATCTCCGGCCGCAGTTCGACCTGCTCGCCGCGGGCCGCACCCTCCTCTACTACGACCAGCGTGGCGGCGGGCAATCACCCGTGGAACGCGAGGTCCCGCTCGACTGGCGCGCGCACGTCGCCGATCTCGAAAGGGTGGTGCGAGGACAGGCCGGCGCTCCAGCGACCCTACTGGGCTTCTCCTGGGGCGGGCTGCTCGCACTGCTCTTCGCCCTCGACCACCCGGACCTGGTGGAGCGCCTGGCGCTCGTTGGCCCCGCGCCCACCTATCCTGAGGCCCGCAAGCAGTTCAATGAGGAGTTCGATCGCCGGCAGGCCGCGCCGGAGGTCGCCGAGGCGCGCGCCGAACTCTCCAGGTCCGGCCTCCGCGGGCGTGACCCGGATGGCTTCTGGAAACGCGCGTTCGAGTTGTCGGTTGCGGGCTACTTCAGGGAGCCTTCGCGCGCCAGGAACCTCACGCCGTTCAGAGTCAGCTCACGCGCCCAGCACGCCGTGTGGGACGGCCTGCGCGGGATGGACTTCCGGGACCGCCTCGGCGGTATCCGCGCCGAGACGCTGATCCTCCACGGACGCCACGACCCTGTCCCCCTGGCCGCGTCGGAGACACTCGCGTCGAGGATGCCTGGCGCGCGACTGGTCGTGTTCGAGGACTCGGGACATGCGCTGTATGCGGAGGAGACAGGGAAGTTCGTGAGGGTGCTGGATGAGTTTCTGCCGAAAGGCGGGGTGTAG
- the polX gene encoding DNA polymerase/3'-5' exonuclease PolX, translating to MDKHASAHVLEQIASILELKGDNEFKVRAFRNAARAVERFAGDFAHAVRTGELGDVKGIGTGTLDVVRDLLATGHSTTLEALRRDVPDGLVEMMRISGLGVSKIRALHQQLDISTVAELEVAAHDGRLAALPRFGSRTAEKILRGIAYLRRTGQFRLFHHAHRQAEQLRRGILAFPGVSAVEIAGSVRRRCEIVRDIDLAVGGTAAPREISERLAGFSAVRDVVGVGDAAFTVHFEDGTVADIYCGAPESFGPVLAWATGSATHLVQLAAHASGRGFVLDASGLSRDGDAVPCPDEAALYRALGLGVVPPELREGKDELAHAAAGTLPVLVDRADLLGFLHCHTVYSDGTNTVAELAGACRAEGYLYVGITDHSENAAFAGGLREEMIAKQHGEIDALNRTSPGIRVLKGVEADILADGSLDYGAEFLDRFDFIIASVHSRLDMDEPAMTARVLKAMDDPHMAILGHPTGRLLLSRDPYPIEMHAVIRGAAERGVAIEINADPQRLDLDWRLGGEARDAGVAISIGADAHTVAGLANVDVGVGIARKAGLEARDILNTRDVEGFLKHVEARKGR from the coding sequence ATGGACAAGCACGCCTCCGCGCACGTTCTGGAACAGATCGCGTCGATCCTCGAGCTCAAGGGCGACAACGAATTCAAGGTCCGCGCCTTCCGGAACGCCGCGCGCGCCGTGGAGAGGTTCGCCGGCGACTTCGCGCACGCGGTGCGCACTGGAGAGCTGGGCGACGTCAAGGGCATCGGAACCGGCACCCTGGACGTGGTGCGCGACCTCTTGGCGACCGGCCACTCCACCACGCTGGAAGCACTGCGCCGCGACGTGCCGGACGGCCTGGTCGAGATGATGCGCATCTCGGGCCTGGGAGTCTCGAAGATCCGCGCGCTGCACCAGCAGCTCGACATCTCTACCGTGGCCGAGCTCGAGGTCGCCGCGCACGATGGCCGGCTCGCCGCGCTCCCGCGCTTCGGCAGCAGGACCGCGGAGAAGATCCTGCGCGGGATCGCGTACCTCCGCCGCACCGGCCAGTTCCGCCTTTTCCACCACGCGCACCGGCAGGCGGAGCAGTTGCGCCGCGGCATCCTGGCGTTCCCGGGCGTGTCCGCCGTCGAGATCGCCGGAAGCGTGCGGCGGCGCTGCGAGATCGTGCGCGACATCGACCTGGCCGTCGGGGGAACCGCGGCGCCGCGCGAGATCAGCGAGCGGCTGGCCGGCTTCTCCGCGGTGCGCGACGTCGTTGGAGTGGGCGACGCCGCGTTCACGGTGCACTTCGAGGACGGCACCGTGGCCGACATCTACTGCGGCGCGCCGGAAAGCTTCGGGCCCGTCCTCGCCTGGGCCACCGGCAGCGCGACGCACCTGGTGCAGCTCGCAGCGCACGCGAGCGGTCGTGGCTTCGTGCTCGACGCGTCGGGGCTCTCCAGGGACGGTGACGCCGTGCCCTGCCCCGACGAGGCCGCCCTCTACCGCGCTCTCGGCCTCGGCGTAGTCCCGCCGGAGCTGCGCGAGGGCAAGGACGAGCTCGCGCACGCCGCGGCCGGCACGCTCCCCGTGCTGGTGGACCGAGCCGACCTGTTGGGCTTCCTGCACTGCCACACCGTGTACAGTGACGGGACCAACACCGTGGCGGAGCTGGCCGGGGCTTGCCGGGCCGAGGGGTATCTATACGTGGGCATCACGGACCACTCGGAGAACGCCGCCTTCGCCGGTGGGCTGCGCGAGGAGATGATCGCGAAGCAACACGGGGAGATCGACGCGTTGAACCGGACTTCGCCGGGGATTCGCGTCCTCAAGGGTGTCGAAGCGGACATCCTCGCCGACGGATCGCTCGACTACGGCGCCGAGTTCCTGGACCGGTTCGACTTCATCATCGCCTCCGTCCACTCGCGGCTCGACATGGACGAGCCCGCCATGACCGCCCGCGTTCTCAAGGCGATGGACGACCCGCACATGGCCATCCTGGGCCACCCGACCGGCCGGCTCCTGCTCTCGCGCGATCCATACCCGATCGAGATGCACGCCGTCATCAGGGGCGCGGCCGAGCGCGGCGTCGCGATCGAGATCAACGCCGACCCCCAGCGGCTCGACCTCGACTGGCGGCTCGGCGGGGAAGCCCGCGACGCGGGCGTCGCGATCTCGATCGGCGCGGACGCGCACACCGTCGCGGGCCTCGCCAACGTGGACGTGGGCGTGGGCATCGCGCGGAAGGCCGGCCTCGAGGCGCGGGACATCCTGAACACGCGGGACGTGGAGGGGTTTCTGAAGCATGTCGAAGCGAGAAAAGGGCGGTAA
- the nth gene encoding endonuclease III, with the protein MSKREKGGKAVGRKGGAAVSRDRRTKGLGRPAIRSASQRIGPIVERLYARFPEAKCALDHRDPLQLLVATILSAQCTDGRVNIVTKTLFKRYRSAKDYAAANPATFEKEIQSTGFFRNKTRSILGMANALLGRHGGKVPATMDELTELPGVGRKTANVILGTAFGKNEGVVVDTHVGRIAKRLRLTRHTDPVKIEQDLMKVVPRAEWTQFAHTLIHHGRAICAARQPKCEICPIADLCPSSEV; encoded by the coding sequence ATGTCGAAGCGAGAAAAGGGCGGTAAGGCGGTAGGACGGAAGGGCGGTGCGGCGGTATCACGCGATCGCCGGACGAAAGGGCTCGGCCGTCCGGCCATCCGTTCAGCGTCTCAGCGCATCGGGCCGATCGTCGAGCGGCTGTATGCCCGCTTCCCCGAAGCGAAGTGCGCGCTCGACCACCGTGACCCGCTCCAGCTCCTCGTCGCGACGATCCTCTCGGCGCAGTGCACCGACGGGCGCGTGAACATCGTGACGAAGACGCTGTTCAAGCGTTATCGCAGCGCCAAGGACTACGCCGCCGCGAATCCGGCCACGTTCGAGAAGGAGATCCAGAGCACCGGGTTCTTCCGCAACAAGACCAGGAGCATACTCGGCATGGCAAACGCCCTGCTCGGGCGGCACGGCGGCAAGGTGCCCGCCACCATGGACGAGCTGACCGAGCTGCCGGGCGTGGGACGCAAGACCGCCAACGTCATCCTGGGCACCGCTTTCGGGAAGAACGAGGGCGTCGTGGTGGACACCCACGTCGGGCGCATCGCCAAACGCCTTCGACTCACCCGGCACACCGACCCGGTGAAGATCGAGCAGGACCTGATGAAAGTCGTGCCGCGCGCCGAGTGGACTCAGTTCGCGCACACCCTGATCCACCACGGCCGCGCCATCTGCGCGGCGCGCCAGCCGAAGTGCGAGATCTGCCCGATCGCCGACCTGTGCCCGTCGTCGGAGGTGTGA
- a CDS encoding HEAT repeat domain-containing protein, whose translation MSKSSGGSEDALQQLRDRDAVVRREAARSLGVAKKKEFVKDLSLVLVEDPSAPVRRAAAEALGLIGDRSAKAVLERAGAYDDDHDVKKAAVGALTRLGFKSGEMPGILPTSRE comes from the coding sequence ATGAGCAAGTCTTCCGGCGGCAGCGAGGACGCCCTCCAGCAGCTGAGGGACCGCGACGCGGTGGTCAGGCGCGAAGCGGCCCGCTCGCTGGGCGTCGCCAAGAAGAAGGAGTTCGTGAAGGACCTCAGCCTCGTGCTGGTCGAAGACCCGTCCGCGCCGGTGCGTCGGGCTGCAGCCGAAGCGCTCGGCCTCATAGGCGACCGGAGCGCCAAGGCGGTGCTCGAGCGCGCCGGCGCGTACGACGACGACCACGATGTGAAGAAGGCGGCGGTCGGCGCGCTCACGCGGCTGGGGTTCAAGTCCGGTGAGATGCCGGGAATCCTGCCGACGAGTCGTGAGTGA